The genomic stretch AGAGCTAATTTTATACTATCATATGGCACCGAAAATAAGTAagcgtgcgtgcatgcatggctGCATGCAATGCAAAGCCTAATGTAAGCATGCACATTTTGACAACTGTTTGGTGTGTCCAAGGACCGCCGTCAATTGGGTCGTGCGGCTGACCGTCGTCGTCGGTCCGATCGCACGTACGTACCATCTTCCTTCACCTCGATGGATCGATGACCGCCATTGGCGGACGCTATAAGATGGATGGGAGGTGACACCCATCTCTGCCCTCCCCACCAAGCACCTTTGTTCATCCATCCAATAAGCAAATCGAGAGAGGGATAATCAGAAATTAGCAATGAGCAAAGGTGCTATCATCGGCGCGTCGACCGTCCTTGTGGTGGCGGTTGTGGCGGCCGTGTGCGTGGTGTCCTTCAAGGGCAACTCGAGCAGCAAGGGCGAGGGCGATGACAACCTCTCCATGTCCGTCAAGTCCGTCAAGGCCTTCTGCCAGCCCACCGACTACCAGCAGACCTGCGAGGCGGAGCTGAGCAAGGCGGCCGGCAACGCGAGCTCCCCCACGGAGCTCGCCAAGGTCATCTTCGGCGTCACCTCCGACAAGATCCACAAGGCCATCAGCGAGTCCGCCACCCTCACCGAGCTCAAGAACGACAAGCGCACCTCGGGCGCGCTCCAGAACTGCAAGGAGATGCTCGAGTATGCCATTGACGACCTCAAGTCCTCCTTCGACAAGCTCGGCGGCTTCGAGATGACCAACTTCAAGAAGGCCGTAGACGACCTCAAGACCTGGCTCAGCGCCGCGCTCACCTACCAGGACACCTGCCTCGACGGCTTCATGAACGCCACCACCACCGAGGCCTCCGCCAAGATGCAGAACGCGCTCAACGCCTCGCAGGAGCTCACCgaggacatcctcgccgtcgtcgaccaGTTCTCCGACACGCTAGGCGGCCTCAGCATTGGCAGGCGCCTgctcggcgacgacggcgcgccCGCCTGGATGCCCGACGCGGCTAGCAGGCACCTCCTGGAGGCCAGCCCGGAGTCGCCGGAGTTCAAGCCCAACGTCACCGTGGCGGcggacggcagcggcgacgtCAAGACCATCAAGGAGGCGCTGGACAAGGTGCCCCCCAAGAACGCGGCCATGTACGTGGTGTACGTGAAGGCCGGGACGTACAAGGAGTACGTGTCGGTAGCGCGGCCGCAGACGAACGTGGCCTTcatcggcgacggcgccgacaAGACCATCATCACGGGCAACAAGAACTTCAAGATGAACCTGACCACCAAGGACACGGCCACCATGGAGGCGATCGGCAACGGCTTCTTCATGAAGGGGGTCCGGGTGGAGAACACGGCGGGCGCCGAGAACCaccaggcggtggcgctgcgcgTGCAGAGCGACCAGGCCGTCTTCTACCAGTGCACCTTCGACGGCTACCAGGACACGCTCTACACGCACGCGCAGCGGCAGTTCTTCCGGGACTGCACCGTCACCGGCACCATCGACTTCATCTTCGGCAACTCCCAGGTGGTGCTGCAGAACTGCCTCATCCAGCCGCGCAAGCCCATGGACAACCAGGCCAACATCATCACGGCGCAGGGCCGCCGGGACAAGCGCTCCGTCGGCGGCACCGTCCTGCACAACTGCACCATCGAGCCGCACCCGGACTTCAaggccgacgccggcggcaaGATCCCCACCTACCTCGCGCGCCCATGGAAGGAGTACTCGCGCACGCTCTACATCCAGAACGACATCGGAGGGTTCATCGACCCCAAGGGCTGGCTCGAGTGGAACGGCGACTTCGGCCTCCAGACCCTCTTCTACGCCGAGGTCGACaaccgcggcg from Setaria italica strain Yugu1 chromosome II, Setaria_italica_v2.0, whole genome shotgun sequence encodes the following:
- the LOC101780475 gene encoding probable pectinesterase/pectinesterase inhibitor 21, with the protein product MSKGAIIGASTVLVVAVVAAVCVVSFKGNSSSKGEGDDNLSMSVKSVKAFCQPTDYQQTCEAELSKAAGNASSPTELAKVIFGVTSDKIHKAISESATLTELKNDKRTSGALQNCKEMLEYAIDDLKSSFDKLGGFEMTNFKKAVDDLKTWLSAALTYQDTCLDGFMNATTTEASAKMQNALNASQELTEDILAVVDQFSDTLGGLSIGRRLLGDDGAPAWMPDAASRHLLEASPESPEFKPNVTVAADGSGDVKTIKEALDKVPPKNAAMYVVYVKAGTYKEYVSVARPQTNVAFIGDGADKTIITGNKNFKMNLTTKDTATMEAIGNGFFMKGVRVENTAGAENHQAVALRVQSDQAVFYQCTFDGYQDTLYTHAQRQFFRDCTVTGTIDFIFGNSQVVLQNCLIQPRKPMDNQANIITAQGRRDKRSVGGTVLHNCTIEPHPDFKADAGGKIPTYLARPWKEYSRTLYIQNDIGGFIDPKGWLEWNGDFGLQTLFYAEVDNRGAGADMSKRAKWGGIKTVTYEEAQKEFTVETFIQGQQFIPKFGVPFIPGLLPQAQQGRMH